A section of the Virgibacillus sp. NKC19-3 genome encodes:
- a CDS encoding lactate 2-monooxygenase, translating into MSNIGNDVQYKIYQTMFNPDPNRLPVIYEEWEAKAREVLEDGPFYYIAGGAGGEDTMKANLEAFHHWKITPRMLRDVEDRDITVELFGHTHPFPILHAPIGVQSIIHPDGELASAKACVQMGVPYIASSASTQPMEEIAAAMGDAPKWFQLYWSKDPDVTASFLQRAEKAGYSAIVVTLDTPMLAWREYDLKNVYLPFLIGEGVGNYLSDPAFRSKLEKSPEEDPTAAIMYWTQIFGNTGLTWDDISFLRKHTSLPILLKGVLHPDDAKKALEYGVDGIIVSNHGGRQVDGALGALEALPLICDVVQEQIPVLMDSGVRRGADVVKAIALGAKAVLVGRPCMYGLAVAGEQGVTEVLQNIIADMDITMALAGGKSVSELDNSMLTRTR; encoded by the coding sequence ATGTCTAACATTGGTAACGATGTTCAATACAAAATTTATCAAACGATGTTTAATCCCGACCCAAATAGACTGCCGGTTATTTATGAGGAGTGGGAAGCGAAGGCGCGTGAAGTTCTGGAAGATGGACCGTTTTACTATATTGCCGGGGGTGCTGGTGGGGAGGATACAATGAAGGCCAATCTAGAGGCATTCCACCATTGGAAAATCACCCCAAGGATGCTGCGAGATGTAGAGGATCGCGATATTACTGTTGAATTATTTGGGCATACGCATCCTTTTCCCATTCTTCATGCTCCTATTGGTGTACAGTCTATCATCCATCCGGATGGAGAACTGGCTTCGGCTAAAGCCTGTGTACAGATGGGTGTGCCATACATCGCCTCTTCTGCGTCGACGCAACCGATGGAGGAAATTGCAGCAGCGATGGGGGATGCGCCAAAATGGTTCCAGCTGTATTGGAGTAAAGATCCCGATGTAACTGCCAGCTTCCTGCAACGAGCTGAAAAGGCGGGATATTCAGCCATTGTTGTTACATTGGATACGCCAATGCTGGCATGGCGTGAATATGACTTGAAAAATGTGTATTTACCGTTTCTGATCGGGGAAGGGGTTGGAAATTATTTAAGTGATCCAGCGTTTCGTTCTAAATTGGAGAAATCCCCTGAGGAGGATCCAACAGCAGCAATTATGTATTGGACACAAATTTTTGGCAATACGGGGTTAACCTGGGATGATATTTCTTTTTTAAGAAAACATACCAGCCTACCTATCCTGTTAAAGGGAGTCCTGCATCCGGATGATGCCAAAAAGGCATTGGAATACGGTGTAGATGGAATCATTGTTTCCAATCACGGCGGTCGCCAGGTTGACGGAGCACTAGGAGCACTCGAGGCTTTGCCGCTTATTTGTGATGTTGTTCAGGAGCAAATTCCAGTGCTGATGGATAGTGGAGTCAGAAGAGGGGCAGATGTTGTGAAGGCGATTGCGCTTGGGGCGAAAGCTGTACTTGTTGGAAGGCCATGTATGTATGGACTAGCCGTAGCAGGTGAACAAGGCGTTACAGAAGTCTTACAAAACATAATTGCTGACATGGACATAACCATGGCGTTAGCTGGAGGAAAATCGGTCAGTGAACTGGATAATTCAATGCTTACTAGAACCAGATAA
- the recQ gene encoding DNA helicase RecQ gives MLVKEEKILQTYFGYETFRPGQKEAIDHILNLHNTLAVMPTGGGKSLCYQIPGLSLDGTAIIISPLISLMKDQVDALSSYGIPATYINSSLSVSEQQARLQDIAAKRYKFVYVAPERFESMHFVNTIKHIPLALVAFDEAHCISQWGHDFRPSYRSIVPNLKKLANIPVFVALTATATEEVISDIRDLLHIESNHVVNTGFERTNLSFHIAKGKDKSSYVRSFLEEHQHESGIIYTATRKQVEALHDQLTRRGFDVAKYHAGLSEEERKQAQAAFIYDEKSVMIATNAFGMGIDKSNVRFVIHYAMPMNIESYYQEAGRAGRDGEPSDCILLFSPQDIQLQKFLIEQSLMDEAAKQQEYRKLQAMINYCHTHSCLTAQILDYFNDTETTETCGRCSNCVERQEKTDITEEAQMILSCVKRMGERFGVGMTAKVLKGSRDKKIRDFRLDQISTYGILSAYTEKGLTEWIHFLIAEQLLATEEGKFPTLRLNQNSFDVLKGARPVWMFTAPIPVSEAADYHEDLFSSLRALRKQMADARNVPPYVLFSDATLKDLSRYFPVTKEDMLEIKGVGERKYEQYGEHFLSVIQNWRKEHPDVKKKIQIADAPAPKPKKKKTDDDRPSHMVSYQMFQSGKSMKDIAVIRELSQQTIESHLFQAFKAGYPIAWEIFFNDEEEAAVLATREELAEPRLKPLKETLPENYSYTMIKAVLVKNGLM, from the coding sequence ATGCTTGTAAAAGAAGAAAAAATTCTACAAACCTATTTTGGCTATGAAACGTTTCGCCCTGGTCAAAAAGAGGCAATTGATCATATATTAAACTTACATAACACACTTGCTGTGATGCCAACGGGTGGCGGTAAATCCTTATGCTACCAGATTCCCGGCTTGTCCTTAGATGGTACAGCAATCATCATTTCTCCATTAATATCACTTATGAAGGACCAGGTTGACGCCCTTTCTTCATACGGCATTCCCGCTACATATATTAATAGTTCACTTTCTGTGAGTGAACAGCAAGCACGGCTGCAGGACATCGCTGCCAAACGCTATAAATTCGTTTACGTAGCTCCCGAGCGGTTTGAGTCGATGCATTTTGTCAATACCATTAAGCATATCCCGCTTGCACTTGTGGCTTTTGATGAAGCGCATTGTATTTCCCAATGGGGACACGATTTCAGGCCCAGCTATCGTTCCATTGTTCCTAACTTGAAAAAATTAGCTAATATCCCGGTTTTTGTCGCATTGACAGCAACAGCTACCGAGGAAGTTATTTCGGATATTCGAGATTTACTGCATATCGAATCAAATCATGTCGTCAACACTGGCTTCGAACGAACAAATTTATCCTTTCACATTGCAAAAGGAAAGGACAAATCATCCTATGTCCGTTCCTTCTTAGAAGAGCATCAACATGAATCAGGCATTATCTACACCGCAACGAGAAAACAGGTAGAAGCATTACATGATCAGTTGACGCGCCGCGGCTTTGACGTAGCTAAATATCACGCCGGCCTCTCGGAGGAGGAACGTAAACAAGCACAGGCAGCATTCATTTATGACGAAAAATCGGTCATGATTGCAACAAATGCATTCGGGATGGGGATCGATAAATCAAATGTGCGGTTTGTTATCCATTATGCCATGCCCATGAACATCGAATCCTACTACCAGGAAGCCGGCAGGGCCGGACGTGATGGCGAACCAAGTGATTGCATTCTTTTATTCTCTCCGCAGGACATTCAATTACAGAAATTTTTAATCGAACAATCGCTCATGGATGAGGCCGCTAAACAGCAGGAATACCGTAAATTACAGGCGATGATTAATTATTGTCACACCCATAGCTGTTTAACCGCACAAATTCTGGATTATTTTAACGATACAGAGACAACGGAAACTTGTGGACGATGCAGCAATTGTGTAGAGCGTCAGGAGAAAACAGATATTACCGAGGAAGCGCAAATGATTTTGTCTTGTGTCAAGCGTATGGGTGAACGCTTCGGTGTCGGCATGACTGCCAAAGTCTTAAAAGGATCCAGAGATAAAAAGATAAGAGATTTCCGCTTGGACCAGATTTCAACCTACGGCATATTATCTGCCTATACGGAAAAAGGGCTGACAGAATGGATCCATTTTCTGATTGCCGAACAGCTATTGGCAACGGAAGAGGGGAAATTCCCGACATTAAGATTGAACCAAAACTCGTTTGATGTTCTAAAAGGGGCTCGCCCTGTCTGGATGTTTACAGCACCAATACCTGTGAGCGAAGCAGCCGACTATCATGAAGACTTATTCTCGTCGCTACGGGCACTACGAAAACAAATGGCTGATGCAAGAAATGTTCCGCCATATGTATTATTTTCCGATGCAACATTAAAGGATTTAAGCCGTTATTTTCCTGTCACCAAGGAAGATATGCTGGAGATCAAAGGCGTCGGGGAAAGGAAATATGAACAGTACGGAGAGCATTTTCTTTCCGTCATTCAGAATTGGCGAAAAGAACATCCAGATGTGAAAAAGAAAATCCAAATCGCTGATGCACCTGCACCTAAGCCGAAGAAGAAGAAAACGGATGATGATCGGCCAAGCCATATGGTGAGTTATCAAATGTTTCAGTCGGGCAAGTCGATGAAGGATATTGCCGTTATTCGGGAACTTTCCCAGCAAACAATAGAGAGTCACCTCTTTCAAGCTTTTAAGGCAGGATATCCAATTGCATGGGAAATCTTTTTTAACGATGAAGAAGAAGCTGCTGTACTTGCCACGCGTGAGGAGCTTGCTGAACCACGGTTGAAGCCATTGAAAGAGACTTTGCCTGAGAACTATAGCTATACGATGATCAAGGCTGTTTTGGTTAAAAATGGACTGATGTAA
- a CDS encoding carcinine hydrolase/isopenicillin-N N-acyltransferase family protein, translating to MKKGWQSAFIFKHTCSRKGLSAGSILRIVLDTCQTTDEAIQLMKKLPHAWSYDYSMEDTKGQIAVNDGRVFLYAGMIV from the coding sequence ATGAAAAAGGGCTGGCAATCGGCTTTCATTTTTAAACACACCTGTTCTAGAAAAGGATTAAGTGCAGGGAGTATTCTAAGGATTGTGTTGGACACATGTCAAACAACGGATGAAGCTATTCAATTAATGAAGAAATTGCCACATGCATGGAGTTACGATTACTCAATGGAGGATACAAAGGGGCAAATTGCTGTTAATGATGGAAGGGTATTTTTATATGCTGGAATGATTGTATAA
- a CDS encoding carcinine hydrolase/isopenicillin-N N-acyltransferase family protein, with protein sequence MINPQKAYGSVGYSLHMVGRHEGVNEKGLAIGFHF encoded by the coding sequence ATCATTAATCCACAGAAGGCTTACGGGAGTGTTGGCTACAGTCTACATATGGTTGGCAGACATGAAGGAGTAAATGAAAAAGGGCTGGCAATCGGCTTTCATTTTTAA
- a CDS encoding purine-cytosine permease family protein yields MIDVRSGETADQHTHEEMDQDYSLDRVPREQRNMGWISITNITFGIATAIFYFQMGSVMALQFGAINAIISAVYAIIVAGILGTFIAYLSAKSGMNVNLLSRGGGFGYIGASLTSFIYATNFIMYCALEGLILVAAVHEFFPVIPEWVLIIFFGSIVIPLNWFGIKQLDKLQKWSLPLFGLFLIAAIIMAANTTSVYDGSFWSYMPEGVQVGGTALLLCIGMQHGIMGLTPLLASDYARFLKPKDTKFGIFAIGFIPQIFCFGVMGGLGIWFGVRLGEPNPGVYIVLLLSIFGVLFTMITQVRINITNIYSGSLSLSTFFENIFKFKPGRRFWVVVTGVAAMILMLAGIVNHLEAAMTFQGVFLMTWAAILVTDAIIVKKVLRIGPGYYEARQQNLHKWNPVGVVALAVASGLGTVAALGYMGTFLQSTAAFFAAVLAAILTVTVAITTKGKYYIKRKNNDVAREDYIA; encoded by the coding sequence ATGATAGATGTGAGATCTGGAGAAACTGCAGATCAACATACTCACGAGGAAATGGATCAAGATTATTCATTAGACAGAGTCCCTCGCGAGCAAAGGAACATGGGTTGGATTAGTATTACAAATATTACGTTTGGTATTGCAACAGCCATATTTTACTTCCAAATGGGGAGTGTCATGGCTCTTCAATTTGGTGCAATTAATGCTATTATATCGGCTGTCTATGCGATTATTGTTGCCGGTATACTGGGAACATTCATTGCTTATTTATCTGCAAAATCCGGAATGAATGTTAATTTATTATCACGTGGCGGTGGATTTGGCTATATTGGCGCCTCGTTGACCTCATTTATTTATGCTACAAATTTTATCATGTATTGCGCGTTGGAAGGTTTAATACTCGTAGCTGCTGTTCATGAATTTTTTCCTGTAATCCCTGAGTGGGTATTAATTATCTTCTTTGGCTCGATTGTTATCCCGTTAAATTGGTTTGGGATCAAGCAGTTGGATAAATTGCAAAAATGGTCGTTGCCGTTGTTCGGCCTTTTTTTAATTGCAGCTATTATCATGGCTGCAAACACGACCTCCGTTTACGACGGTAGTTTCTGGTCGTATATGCCAGAGGGCGTCCAAGTTGGAGGAACAGCTTTATTGCTTTGTATTGGCATGCAGCATGGTATTATGGGACTAACACCACTGCTCGCATCAGACTATGCCCGCTTTCTTAAACCAAAAGATACGAAGTTTGGCATATTTGCCATTGGATTTATCCCCCAGATTTTCTGTTTTGGCGTCATGGGTGGCCTTGGGATATGGTTTGGCGTTCGACTGGGAGAGCCAAATCCAGGTGTATATATTGTGCTACTCCTGAGTATCTTTGGAGTCTTGTTTACCATGATCACGCAGGTAAGAATTAATATCACAAATATATATAGTGGGTCATTATCGCTTTCTACCTTTTTTGAAAATATATTTAAATTTAAACCAGGGCGTCGCTTTTGGGTGGTCGTTACAGGGGTTGCTGCGATGATTTTAATGCTGGCCGGTATCGTCAATCATCTGGAAGCGGCTATGACGTTCCAAGGCGTCTTCCTAATGACTTGGGCAGCGATTTTGGTTACGGATGCCATTATCGTCAAAAAGGTATTAAGGATTGGTCCCGGTTATTACGAGGCCAGGCAACAGAATCTGCATAAATGGAATCCGGTTGGTGTTGTTGCTTTAGCGGTAGCAAGCGGATTAGGCACAGTTGCAGCATTAGGATACATGGGGACATTCTTGCAAAGTACTGCTGCATTTTTCGCAGCTGTTCTCGCAGCTATACTCACTGTGACTGTAGCTATTACGACCAAGGGGAAATATTACATCAAACGAAAAAACAATGATGTGGCGAGAGAAGATTATATTGCGTAA
- a CDS encoding S66 family peptidase, giving the protein MLIKPKKLQPGDKVATVSPSWGGAGEPEIKWRYEQGVRRLEEVFGLEVVPMPNSLKGADYLYEHPKARADDLMTAFRDEEIKGIFSNIGGDDSIRLLPYIDFNVIRDNPKIFVGYSDVTISHLFCLKAGVSSFYGPAVLSDFAENVEMDPYTVEAVKRTLFSNSVVGEVEPAKEWTSEYLEWDEANKQKRRTMQQNTGYEVLQGATSVVQGRLIGGCMDVLEFAKSTELWPDENNWDDSILFFETSEEEAEPACMKYWLRNYAAQGILHKSRAIIFGKPHNEKYYEAYKEEIVNVMKEYGLEDLPILYNLNFGHTEPKFILPYGTMAEVNCVKGTFSILESGVT; this is encoded by the coding sequence ATGCTCATAAAACCAAAAAAATTGCAACCCGGAGACAAAGTGGCGACAGTAAGCCCTTCCTGGGGAGGGGCTGGGGAACCGGAAATCAAATGGCGATATGAACAAGGAGTGCGAAGATTAGAGGAGGTATTTGGCCTTGAGGTTGTGCCGATGCCAAACAGTTTAAAGGGTGCGGATTATCTATACGAGCATCCGAAAGCCCGTGCCGACGATCTGATGACGGCTTTTCGGGATGAGGAAATAAAAGGGATCTTCTCGAATATTGGTGGAGATGACAGTATACGTTTACTCCCATATATTGATTTTAATGTGATCCGTGACAATCCGAAAATATTCGTAGGGTATTCCGATGTGACAATTTCCCATTTGTTTTGCCTTAAAGCAGGTGTGTCCTCTTTTTATGGGCCTGCTGTTTTAAGTGATTTTGCTGAAAATGTGGAAATGGATCCTTACACTGTAGAGGCGGTGAAGCGGACGCTATTCTCCAACAGTGTGGTTGGTGAAGTGGAACCTGCTAAAGAATGGACGAGTGAGTATCTGGAGTGGGATGAAGCGAATAAACAGAAGCGGCGAACAATGCAGCAAAACACCGGATATGAAGTGCTTCAGGGCGCAACGAGTGTCGTGCAGGGACGTCTGATTGGTGGTTGTATGGATGTGCTGGAATTCGCAAAAAGCACCGAACTTTGGCCTGATGAGAACAATTGGGATGATAGTATTCTTTTCTTTGAAACTTCGGAGGAAGAGGCAGAACCTGCATGTATGAAATATTGGCTGCGGAATTATGCCGCGCAAGGCATTCTGCACAAATCGAGGGCAATCATTTTTGGTAAGCCGCATAATGAGAAATATTACGAAGCATACAAAGAAGAAATAGTAAACGTTATGAAGGAATATGGCTTAGAAGATTTGCCTATACTCTATAACTTAAATTTTGGCCATACAGAGCCGAAGTTTATTTTGCCATATGGCACAATGGCAGAAGTTAATTGTGTTAAAGGGACGTTCTCAATTTTGGAAAGTGGTGTGACGTAG
- a CDS encoding phosphotransferase: MLLKFIVFSSSQWKLLLCRKHRTYALPSFHLERLHVAVTSPINDFFKREFDLEVNVLRGYYQDEAIRIYEIEVLDNYSSERVGLVWLDPISIPSLAAIHPNERKVLLDWSAKDDNRAFAWFQFGWRQRMEAWVKQKLPYYPITFVQIRSWERAALWKIKTNQANYYLKAVPDVFSHEPSIHNYLAEHYPSYVPEVIALDLENNWYIMGELQGDLLGNSTNRSHWEDALYRMGNIQKEAHIHKDKLRKLGCPVRPIIEILNNHLEESLSELVSSNNISLEKHIALKMSIPSMLSLAKGLRESKLPISLDHGDLFGGNIMVHHGEPIIYDWSDSSLTHPFLSVIVLLEEVNEYFSEQISQQLLDVYLEEWRMFDSLARLYEEFRLVRVLAPLYYLTVHQRFIFPALEDNVDKQQIIDHYVEKWLLQLSKMDHSIK, encoded by the coding sequence TTGCTTTTGAAATTTATCGTTTTTTCAAGTAGTCAATGGAAATTGTTATTATGCCGGAAACATCGTACATACGCATTACCTTCTTTTCATTTAGAACGTCTACATGTGGCTGTCACCTCACCAATCAATGACTTTTTTAAAAGGGAATTCGATTTAGAAGTGAATGTATTACGCGGTTATTATCAGGATGAAGCTATACGCATATATGAAATTGAAGTCTTAGACAACTATTCAAGTGAGAGGGTGGGACTTGTCTGGTTAGACCCTATTTCTATTCCATCATTGGCAGCAATTCATCCAAATGAACGAAAAGTGCTACTTGATTGGTCGGCTAAAGATGATAATCGAGCCTTTGCATGGTTTCAATTTGGATGGCGTCAGAGAATGGAAGCATGGGTAAAGCAGAAATTGCCATATTATCCAATCACATTTGTACAAATCAGAAGCTGGGAACGCGCAGCATTGTGGAAGATTAAGACAAATCAAGCAAATTATTACTTGAAAGCTGTCCCAGATGTGTTTTCACATGAACCCAGTATTCACAACTATCTTGCAGAACATTATCCATCTTATGTTCCGGAAGTAATCGCTTTGGATCTCGAAAATAATTGGTATATCATGGGCGAACTACAAGGGGATCTTCTTGGTAATTCAACGAATCGTAGCCATTGGGAAGACGCCTTATATCGAATGGGTAATATACAAAAGGAAGCCCACATTCATAAAGATAAGCTGCGAAAATTAGGATGTCCTGTCAGGCCAATCATAGAGATATTAAACAACCATTTAGAGGAATCCCTGAGTGAATTAGTTTCCAGTAATAATATTTCGTTGGAAAAGCATATTGCATTGAAAATGAGCATCCCATCTATGTTGTCTCTTGCAAAGGGATTACGTGAATCAAAACTTCCCATCTCATTAGACCATGGCGATTTGTTTGGCGGTAATATTATGGTTCACCATGGAGAACCAATTATTTATGATTGGTCAGATAGTTCCCTGACCCATCCTTTCTTGAGTGTGATCGTATTATTGGAAGAAGTGAATGAATACTTTTCCGAACAGATAAGTCAGCAGTTATTAGATGTTTATCTTGAAGAATGGAGGATGTTTGACTCGCTTGCCCGTTTGTATGAGGAATTTCGCCTTGTGCGTGTTCTCGCCCCTCTCTATTATCTTACGGTGCATCAACGCTTTATTTTCCCCGCTTTGGAAGATAATGTTGATAAACAGCAAATCATTGATCACTATGTAGAAAAATGGCTGCTACAGTTAAGTAAAATGGATCATTCTATTAAGTAG
- a CDS encoding Zn-dependent hydrolase, whose amino-acid sequence MKANKERIETHISDLSAFTATPNQGVTRLTYSKEDVQARKYIKAKMNEYGLDVREDGLGNIFGKLQGTKKDAPSVLVGSHFDSVPHGGAYDGPSGVVAGLEVAALFQEKNLTPTYPLEIIAMIEEEGARFGGGLMGSRGITGTTDAEELNHTKDKDGVSVAEAMRDIGLDPTLSKQRDPQTIKAFLEMHIEQGPVLEEKDIAIGVVEGIVGLSQLEVTIQGQAGHAGTTPMDRRSDALVTAANIIAKLPAIAAEEGEGTVITVGRHEVFPNGANVIPEKVIFSVDIRAGKEEHMQSAIQKTKDFITSFEGQGMQISMEQSLYMQPKTLNQHIHSLLQNACNQLDISYLPMNSGAGHDAMVFADVTDVGLIFVPSKDGISHAPEEWTDTKDLANGADVLFQTAMKLTETT is encoded by the coding sequence ATGAAAGCAAACAAAGAACGTATTGAAACGCATATTAGCGATCTGAGTGCATTTACAGCCACGCCCAATCAAGGTGTGACTAGGCTGACCTATAGCAAAGAAGATGTACAAGCCCGAAAATATATAAAAGCAAAAATGAACGAATATGGACTGGACGTTCGGGAAGATGGGCTGGGCAATATTTTTGGAAAATTGCAAGGAACCAAGAAAGATGCTCCGAGTGTCCTTGTCGGATCTCACTTCGATAGTGTGCCGCATGGTGGAGCTTATGATGGACCGAGTGGTGTTGTGGCAGGACTTGAAGTAGCTGCGCTTTTTCAGGAAAAGAACCTTACACCGACATATCCATTAGAAATTATAGCAATGATTGAAGAAGAGGGCGCACGCTTTGGTGGCGGACTAATGGGATCCAGGGGAATTACCGGCACGACAGATGCAGAAGAACTAAATCATACGAAGGACAAGGATGGCGTTTCAGTGGCTGAGGCCATGCGGGATATCGGATTAGACCCAACACTTTCGAAACAAAGAGACCCACAGACGATAAAAGCCTTTCTGGAAATGCATATTGAGCAAGGACCAGTTCTTGAAGAAAAGGACATTGCAATCGGTGTTGTCGAAGGGATTGTTGGACTCAGCCAATTAGAAGTGACCATCCAAGGTCAAGCTGGACATGCCGGTACGACACCTATGGACCGGCGCTCAGATGCCCTGGTTACTGCTGCAAATATTATCGCGAAGCTACCAGCTATTGCAGCAGAAGAAGGGGAAGGAACCGTTATTACCGTAGGAAGGCATGAGGTGTTTCCGAATGGAGCTAATGTCATCCCGGAAAAGGTTATTTTTTCCGTGGATATACGCGCTGGAAAAGAAGAACATATGCAAAGTGCCATCCAGAAAACCAAAGATTTTATCACCTCCTTTGAGGGACAAGGAATGCAGATATCCATGGAACAGTCATTATATATGCAGCCAAAAACATTGAATCAGCATATCCATTCGCTTTTACAAAATGCTTGCAATCAATTGGACATCTCCTATCTACCCATGAATAGCGGAGCAGGCCACGATGCCATGGTCTTTGCTGATGTGACGGATGTTGGTTTGATTTTTGTCCCGAGTAAAGACGGAATCAGTCACGCTCCGGAAGAATGGACAGATACGAAGGACTTAGCTAATGGTGCAGATGTATTATTTCAAACTGCGATGAAACTAACGGAAACAACGTAA
- a CDS encoding AraC family transcriptional regulator, with amino-acid sequence MLKELNLVIDYIEDHLTDDLSLEEISNYAGVSDYHFRKIFFYLSGLTLSEYIKNRKLSEANKDLLNGEKVTDVAFKYGYQSMDGFTRAFKNWGGFLPSDVIKKGISKSYPKLSFIITVKGGTTMEFRIEEKPAFHLVGVSKRVPMQFEGVNKAIEELAESITDQQMEEMHALQNMEPKKIVNASYDADAKFLKEEGDLTHLIGVLTTKDQVSDLLDKVSVEAYTWAIFPNEGPFPSTLQETMAKTYSEWLPSSDYEVIDAPTFSFTKMDESKKDYAYSEIWIPVRKK; translated from the coding sequence TTGCTAAAAGAATTAAACCTCGTGATTGACTATATTGAGGATCATTTAACGGATGACTTATCTCTTGAAGAAATTTCTAACTATGCCGGTGTTTCCGACTACCACTTTCGAAAGATATTTTTTTATTTATCGGGATTAACGCTAAGTGAATATATTAAAAACAGAAAATTGTCGGAGGCAAATAAGGATTTATTGAATGGAGAAAAAGTAACAGATGTTGCTTTCAAATACGGTTATCAGTCCATGGATGGCTTTACTAGAGCATTTAAAAATTGGGGCGGTTTCCTGCCATCAGATGTAATTAAAAAAGGAATAAGCAAATCGTATCCCAAACTTTCATTCATCATAACTGTTAAAGGAGGAACTACGATGGAATTTAGAATTGAAGAGAAACCAGCTTTTCATTTGGTCGGTGTAAGTAAACGCGTTCCAATGCAATTTGAAGGTGTTAATAAAGCGATTGAAGAGCTTGCAGAAAGCATTACGGATCAACAAATGGAAGAAATGCATGCTCTACAAAATATGGAGCCGAAGAAAATCGTGAATGCTTCTTATGACGCTGACGCTAAATTTTTAAAAGAAGAAGGCGATTTAACGCATTTGATAGGTGTTTTAACAACGAAAGATCAAGTAAGTGACCTGTTAGACAAGGTATCAGTAGAAGCCTATACGTGGGCAATATTTCCAAATGAAGGCCCATTTCCATCTACACTACAAGAAACAATGGCAAAAACTTATTCGGAATGGCTTCCTTCTTCCGATTATGAAGTAATCGATGCCCCAACATTTTCCTTCACGAAAATGGATGAGAGCAAAAAAGATTACGCTTATAGTGAGATCTGGATTCCTGTTAGGAAAAAGTAA
- a CDS encoding methylated-DNA--[protein]-cysteine S-methyltransferase: MIYDECQTIIGHLRFALKENGTLTRVFLTNYHWLLFVENNTVKKSSELGEPIRQQFQEYLSGERKDFTLPFELEGTSFQKQVWDALQTIPYGETRSYFEIACSIGRPQAIRAIGHANSRNPLPIIFPCHRVIGKNQRLTGYAGGIGMKKQLLHIEGVMV; the protein is encoded by the coding sequence ATGATTTATGATGAATGTCAAACTATTATCGGGCATTTACGGTTTGCCTTAAAGGAAAATGGGACGCTAACTCGTGTGTTCTTAACCAATTACCACTGGTTACTTTTTGTTGAAAACAATACGGTTAAGAAGAGCTCTGAGCTGGGAGAACCTATTCGACAACAGTTTCAAGAATATCTTAGTGGGGAAAGAAAGGATTTTACTCTACCATTTGAACTTGAGGGGACATCATTTCAAAAGCAAGTATGGGATGCATTGCAAACAATTCCTTATGGGGAAACAAGATCTTATTTTGAGATAGCCTGTTCTATCGGTCGCCCGCAAGCTATTCGGGCCATAGGGCATGCAAATAGCAGGAATCCGCTACCGATTATATTTCCTTGCCATAGGGTTATTGGAAAAAATCAGCGTTTGACCGGGTATGCTGGAGGGATCGGAATGAAAAAGCAATTACTTCATATTGAGGGTGTTATGGTTTGA
- a CDS encoding bifunctional transcriptional activator/DNA repair enzyme AdaA, whose translation MVVHATFSFSEMVKIAEACDDSYDGLFFYAVKTTGIFCRPSCKSKSPNKENITFFQTVADAKRAGFRPCKRCQPDRMHFDPKWDLINDTRAYIQRHYKENMTLKQIAQNIGISPYYLSRLFKQYTLKTPRCYVENLRVNKAVHLLQTTELSIIAICYEVGFQNVSSFYQAFKKQTQYTPQQYRKDLT comes from the coding sequence ATGGTTGTTCATGCAACGTTTTCTTTCAGCGAAATGGTAAAAATTGCTGAGGCGTGTGACGATTCCTATGACGGCCTGTTTTTCTATGCGGTGAAAACAACAGGAATTTTTTGTCGTCCTTCTTGCAAATCGAAAAGCCCGAATAAAGAAAATATCACCTTTTTTCAAACAGTAGCGGACGCAAAGAGGGCGGGATTTCGTCCTTGCAAAAGATGCCAACCGGATAGGATGCATTTTGATCCGAAATGGGATCTTATTAATGATACAAGGGCATATATTCAAAGGCATTACAAGGAAAACATGACATTGAAGCAAATAGCGCAAAACATTGGCATAAGCCCCTATTATTTAAGTCGGCTTTTTAAACAGTACACATTGAAAACCCCCCGTTGCTACGTTGAAAATCTACGTGTAAATAAAGCGGTTCATCTTCTCCAAACCACTGAACTGTCCATTATTGCTATTTGTTATGAAGTAGGTTTTCAAAATGTCTCTAGTTTTTATCAGGCTTTCAAAAAACAAACGCAATATACGCCACAACAGTATAGAAAGGACTTGACTTGA